One window from the genome of Amaranthus tricolor cultivar Red isolate AtriRed21 chromosome 9, ASM2621246v1, whole genome shotgun sequence encodes:
- the LOC130824477 gene encoding putative glucose-6-phosphate 1-epimerase, which produces MAASSSKQKKVKFVDPPQSPPLVPVEQTKGTNGLDKVILRVPSGFTTEVYFMGGQVTSWKNEVGQELLFLSKKAIFKPPKAIRGGIPIIFPQFRNLGTATPHGFARNRIFKIDPYPTLPPTSSKADLDLLLTPHEDDMKYWPFRFEIRLRVSLGLNGKLTMKVRIRNIDAKPFKFTFAFHNYFNVSDVGEVRVEGLETQYYFNDTMNKERLTDQGDSIVFDEEVDKIFIETPDKICILDHESKRTFVIIKEGLPDVAVLNPWEKRAKAIPDLDNKEYRKFVCVVPARIENSITLKPNMEWTGMQELRAVPSTCYSGLLDPHSPVRND; this is translated from the exons ATGGCGGCGTCGTCAAGTAAACAAAAGAAAGTAAAATTTGTAGATCCTCCTCAGTCACCACCACTTGTTCCGGTGGAGCAAACTAAAGGCACCAATGGCCTCGACAAAGTCATTCTTCGCGTTCCTTCTGGCTTCACCACCGAG GTGTACTTTATGGGTGGTCAAGTGACTTCTTGGAAGAACGAAGTTGGACAGGAGTTGCTTTTTCTAAGCAAGAAG GCTATCTTTAAGCCCCCAAAGGCAATTCGTGGAGGAATACCAATAATATTCCCTCAGTTTCGCAACCTTGGAACGGCCACTCCTCATGGGTTTGCAAGGAATAGAATTTTCAAGATAGATCCTTACCCAACTCTTCCTCCAACATCTAGTAAAGCTGATCTTGATTTGCTTTTAACTCCTCATGAAGATGATATGAAATATTGGCCTTTTCG TTTTGAGATTCGTCTGAGAGTGAGCTTGGGTCTTAATGGAAAACTGACGATGAAAGTCCGCATTAGAAACATTGATGCCAAGCCCTTTAAGTTTACTTTCGCTTTTCACAACTATTTCAATGTATCTGATGTCGG GGAAGTAAGAGTAGAAGGACTAGAGACTCAATATTACTTTAATGACACCATGAATAAGGAGCGTTTAACTGACCAAGGAGATTCCATCGTATTTGATGAAGAA GTTGACAAGATATTTATCGAAACACCAGATAAGATTTGTATTCTGGATCATGAATCCAAAAGGACTTTTGTCATAATTAAAGAAGGATTACCAGATGTTG CGGTTTTGAATCCATGGGAAAAGAGGGCTAAGGCAATACCAGATTTAGATAACAAGGAGTACAGAAAATTTGTGTGTGTGGTTCCAGCTAGAATTGAAAACTCAATCACACTGAAGCCAAATATGGAGTGGACAGGGATGCAGGAACTACGCGCTGTTCCGTCTACTTGTTATAGTGGCCTGCTTGATCCTCATAGTCCCGTAAGGAACGACTGA